Proteins encoded together in one Neobacillus sp. FSL H8-0543 window:
- a CDS encoding DUF456 domain-containing protein encodes MEIVYWGIISILFVVAFIGLIYPIIPSVLFILAGFLLYGAFFSFAPFGWFFWLIQGLFIVLLFVADYIANMIGVQKYGGSKAGIWGSTIGLLVGPFVIPVLGILIGPFIGAFIAELAVNKRNIQDSLKIGFGSVVGFISSVLTKTIIQLIMIAYFLLVVF; translated from the coding sequence ATGGAAATTGTTTATTGGGGTATTATTAGTATCTTGTTTGTCGTTGCGTTTATTGGGTTGATCTATCCAATTATTCCGAGTGTACTATTTATATTAGCTGGGTTTTTACTTTATGGTGCCTTTTTTTCTTTCGCGCCGTTTGGCTGGTTCTTTTGGCTGATTCAAGGACTTTTTATTGTCTTATTGTTCGTAGCCGATTATATTGCCAATATGATTGGAGTTCAGAAATACGGCGGGTCGAAGGCTGGAATCTGGGGAAGTACGATTGGCCTTTTAGTAGGACCTTTTGTCATTCCGGTGCTGGGTATTCTAATTGGGCCATTTATCGGGGCATTTATAGCTGAGTTAGCCGTGAATAAAAGGAATATACAGGACAGTTTGAAAATTGGATTTGGATCTGTTGTTGGGTTTATTAGCAGTGTATTAACAAAAACAATCATTCAACTTATCATGATTGCTTACTTCCTATTAGTTGTTTTTTAA
- a CDS encoding DUF1189 domain-containing protein, with the protein MNIFKQFYKSTHSPRDIASFRFQGIGKTILYVFFLSLISIIPSIVFLSTILSTGIETSKNVLTNEIPSFSIENGILSADTEVPVIIEQEDFTIILDPTGNITEQKVGEEGNAFALLTDKFVVSAGGRIDTYPYTMLEGIYISKDEVSNFIDILDGVKGIIIPVMSFFIFLFSSAANFIEVSILALFGLFLKSLTGRNLKYRQQWRMAAYSETLPTVFFTIMAAINTTVPNSFLINWFVAIIVLYLAINEIPKPKSKTVNP; encoded by the coding sequence ATGAATATTTTCAAACAATTTTACAAAAGCACTCATTCACCAAGGGATATAGCATCGTTTCGCTTTCAAGGAATCGGAAAAACAATTTTGTATGTTTTTTTCCTTTCCTTGATCTCAATTATTCCCTCTATTGTTTTTTTAAGTACCATTCTGTCAACTGGAATCGAAACTTCCAAAAATGTACTTACTAATGAAATACCCTCATTTTCAATAGAAAATGGGATCTTATCAGCGGATACAGAGGTACCAGTAATAATTGAACAAGAGGATTTTACCATTATTCTTGACCCAACAGGAAACATTACCGAACAAAAAGTCGGAGAAGAGGGGAATGCCTTTGCGTTGCTGACTGATAAATTTGTCGTTTCAGCAGGCGGCAGAATTGATACATATCCTTACACGATGTTGGAAGGAATATATATTTCTAAAGATGAAGTAAGTAATTTTATTGACATCCTTGATGGGGTTAAAGGAATTATTATCCCTGTAATGTCCTTCTTTATCTTCCTTTTTTCTAGCGCTGCAAATTTCATTGAAGTTTCTATTTTAGCTCTGTTCGGCCTTTTCCTGAAAAGTCTTACAGGCAGAAATCTAAAATATCGTCAACAATGGAGAATGGCTGCTTACAGCGAGACATTACCAACCGTTTTCTTTACCATTATGGCTGCGATTAATACAACTGTTCCAAATAGCTTTTTGATCAATTGGTTCGTTGCAATCATTGTACTATATTTAGCCATTAACGAAATTCCAAAGCCAAAATCTAAAACAGTTAATCCCTAA